The nucleotide sequence GGGCCCCCTTcccatgggggggctggggatccccttgcccccccctcccccctccccatggcACGTTCGCCCCCACGGCGACCCCAACCTcgcggggggcaggggggatccggccccccccccccccccagggatccctcctcggggggggggggggggggctgccctttggggggggtcagcccaggtcacccccccccccccccatccccggggaccccccgccCCCAGAGCACAGCCCGGCCGCTCGGGCCCCCAACCCCGCACGGACTTTGGCctgggccgggcccggcccccccgcgaTGCCAAAGTCTTGTCACTTTTCTGAAcgggaaaaaagaggaaaaaaaaacaaaaaacaaacaaacaaaaaaaaacagggaaaaaaaaaggaaaaaaaaagaaaaaagaaaaaaaaaaagaggaaggaagagggacCCGAGCCGCCCCCGGGGACTCTGCATgcaaaaaagtatttaaatctaTGCCAATTTTATGACGCTTTTGGAgccgatttatttatttatttgccaaaCTTTAGATAGTCTATTTGAGGGCAATATTTCTCCGTAGGAGTCCGGTACTGAACCTATAGAGCAATAATTAACGTAATGCATGGTATTTTTAAGACAAATAGTATTAATGAGGAATCAGGTACATTTTAATCCAATATTCTTAATAGCAACGAATATCAGGGATGATGCCAGAGTAGCGCTAGCACCCCGAGTATGCACTGCCCGCCCCGCTAGGCCCCGCCGCCGTAGTCGCCTCCCCCGGgacccgccgccggccccgcacACGCAGCACACGCAGCACACACGCAGCACATGTATAGCACATGCAGCACACGCAGCACACAGCATGCACATAGCACACACATTGCACACGCAGCACACACAGGCACATATATAGCACACGCAGCACACGTAGCACATGCAGCACACGCAGTACATGcagcacacagcacacacagcaCATGCACAGCACGTAGCACATGCAGCATGTCTGCACACAGCACCCACACAGCACACGTAGCACACGCAGCACACATTGCACtcacacagcacacacacagcacataCGTAGCACACGCAGCACACGCAGCACACGCAGACACGTGTGCTCTACAAGAAGCACGGCACGAGCAGCGTCTGCACGCTGCGTGCACCAAACACGCCGCATGCACCGAACACTACACGCACCAAATGTGCTGCATGCATCACACACACTGCGTGCACCAGGCACTGCACACACCGCACACGCTGCAGGCACCAGACACACTGCACACACCGAGTGCTGCACACACCAAACACTGCATGCACCAAACCCACTGCATGCACTGGACGCTGCACGCAGCGAACGTGCTACGTGCACTGCACACACTGGACACTGCACGCACCAAACACGCTGCATGCACCAAGCATTGCACACGCAGTACTTGTGCAAGGGCGCGCACTgcaggctgcaccagtgcatgTGCACAAGCTGCAGGCACCGTGTGCACACTGCACAAGCTTTGGGCACCATATGCTGTGCATGCCAGCTGCACGGGCTGCACGTGCACACTGCATGCACTGCGCACGCACGGCGTGCACTGCACTGAGCGTGTGCACACAGCATGCGCTGCACACActgcacacgcacacactgcACACACCATGCCCGCCGCAGACACTGCCCATGCCACACACACCGTGCACACTGCGCGCACTGTGCACACCGAACACACCACGTGCACTGCGCTCACTGCACATGCACTGCAAGCGCTGCACACACCATGCACTGTGCATACACCACACGCACTGCATGCGCTGCGCAGctgcacacacgtgtgcactGCACACACCACGTGCACTGCACAGGCACTGCACGCACTGCACACCCCATGCACACAGCATCCATTGCGCACACCCCACACGCATGGCACACACACCCCACACGCTGCACTTGCATTGCACACGCACTGCACACACACCCTGCATGCACACCCCACACACTGCACACACCCCACACGCACCCCACAAGCACCCCACACCCCACACGCACCCCACACTCACTGCACACCCCACACGCCCGCGCCCTGCACGCGCCCTGCACGCGCCGCACAcgccgcccgcgccgccccTGCGCGtgccccgcgcccccggccccgcggcgggcagGCTCGCCCGGGgtccccggccccgtcccggccccCACCCCACGATTCAGGTAGCAGGACCTTAGAGCTAGAGTCCGTTTTGTACTTGCCCACGCACGGGAACGGCGCTGGAGCAGCCTTGTAAATACGTTTGGAGATTTACACGAATTTTTACAAGCTGTAAAGAACCTACCGCGTTTCCGGAGACTTTTCCCTGGGAATTTTTTGAGCCAGTATTTGAACGATGTTCCAGTAAAAGCACAAAGGCACCGGCCGCTCCGCACTTCACAATAAAACCGAAAACCTGCGCGCAGCCTCGGCCTCTCCTTCCGCACCGCATccgatgggatgggatggggtgggatggggatggggatgggatggggatggggatggggatggggatggggatggggatgggatggggatggggatgggatggggatggggatgggatggggatgggatggggatggggatgggatgggatgggatggggatggggatggggatggggatggggatggggatgggatgggatgggatggggatgggatggggatggggatgggatggggatggggatggggatggggatggggatggggatggggatgggatggggatggggatggggtgggatggggatggggatggggatggggtgggatggggatgggatgagatggggatggggatggggatggggatgggatggggatgggatggggatgggatgggacgggatggggtggggatgggatgggatgggatggggtggggatgggatggggatgggatggggatggggatgggatggggatggggatgggatggggatggggatggggtggatggggatggggatggggatggggtgggatggggatgggatggggatgggatggggatgggatgggacgggatggggtggggatgggatggggatgggatggggatggggattgggatggggtggggatggggtggggatgggatggggtggggatgggatggggatgggatggggatgggatggggatggggatgggatggggatgggatgggatggggatgggatgggatggggacagcaggaTGAGGGTGAGGACCATCGGACAAACACTCAGGGACAAGGATTTGGTCTGGAGGACGAGGACCGGAGGATGAGGGACAAGAGAGGACAAGGAGCAGAGGCCCAGGACTGGAGGATGAGGACGAGGACTGCCCAGTGGGCAGGAGGACAAGAGCCGGGGGGTGAAGAAGGGGCCGAGGCCGAGGCCTGGATGCCGAGGAGCTGCAGGTGAGAGCTGGAGGATGATGGGGCAATGAggcactgggatggggctggggcacgGGCTGTGGGTCTGGGCATTGGGCTGCGGTGCAGGATGTGGGGTGCAGGACGTGGGGCTGTATTCAGGGCcgtggggggcactggggctcccccagccccataggcagggcagtgctgctCCATGGCTGTGATCCgcagcctgccccacagcctgccccacgGCCCACCCTCACTGCCCCACAGCCCACCCCAGTGCCTGCCCCAGAGCACCCCATGGTGATCCCCATCGcacctcccttccctccccccgtTGCTGTCCTTTTCCATCCACGGGCTATGAATAGCTGCCGGCAGCTCCGGGACCTTGCCCCCGCCACCCCTGCCTATTTTTAGCACCACCCAaacccctcccaccccacagcagtgggggggagcccccaaccccctcctgtgccccccatccccctgccccacatccctgctgccaccctccACTCTGCCCCCAGTGCATGGGGTGCCCCATGGTGCTGGGGGTTCCACaaacccccgggacccccaggctGGCGGTGCCGGTGCCAGCAGCGGGTTGGCCGCGGCGTGCCGGGAACGGCCTTGGCGAAGGCGATAAAGGGGGACCTGGGGCCAGCAgcggggacagagccaggcgGCGGCCAtgggtcccggggggctgctgtggggccggggcgggcggcgggcgctgagccagggggtggcggcgggggcCCCCGCTCCGTGCAGCCCTACGAGGCAATCCCCCGCAGCGGGCGCAGCCGCTGGCTCAACCTCTACCGCTTCTGGCGCAGCAACGGCTTCCAGCACTTCCACCGCCTGATGGAGAGCAACTTCCAGCGCCTCGGGCCCATCTACCGGTGGGGCTGGGGTTCGctggacatgggggggggggcacagccccggcTGGGGAACCCCCGGTGACGCAGCGGCGCGGTCCCGCAGGGAGACGGTGGGCACCTACGACTGCGTCAACGTGCTGCTGCCGCAGGACGCGGCGCAGCTCTTCCAGGCCGAGGGCGTCTTCCCGCGGCGCATGGGCATCGAGGCGTGGAGCGCGCACCGCCGGCTGCGCAACCACAAGTGCGGCGTCTTCCTGCTGTAAGTGGGGTGCGGGGCACCCAACCGGAGCCTGAGCGGGTGCGGGGtgggcagggtgtggggcaCAGTGGGGTTGTTCCATGGGGCGGCGTGGGTCAGAGTTGGGGGCAGCATGGGTACGGTGTGGGCACTGTGTGGGGTGCTGCGTGGGCGTGGCGTGGATTTGCTGGGGGGCACAGTGTGGGTGCGCCATGGGGCAAGGTGTGGGTGCAATGTGGGGCACGGCGTGTGCATGGCGTGGGTGCACTGTGGGGCGCAGCGTGGGTGCTGCGTGGGGCGTGAGCATGGGCACGCCATGGGTGCACCACGGGCACACCACGGACACACCTCGGGTCACCACGAGCACACCACGGACACACCACGGACACACCATGGACACACCACGGACACACTATGGGCACACTGGGCACACCACGGGCACACCGTGGGTGCAGTGTGGCTTTACTACGGGACACACCATGGGCACAGCGTGCACGCGTTGCATTGCGctggcggtgccggtgccggcggTGTGCTGAGCTTGCCGCGCACCCCGTCAGCAACGGCGAGGAGTGGCGCGCCGACCGGGTGCTGCTGAACAAGGAGGTGATCAGCCCCGAGGGCACCCGCAAGTTCCTGCCCTTCCTCGACACCGTGGCCCGCGACTTCGCCGCCGCCATGCACCGGCGCATGGAGCGCACGGGACGGCGCTCGCTGACGCTCGACCTGCACCGCGACCTCTTCCGCTTCACCCTGGAGGGTGCGTGGGGcgcggggtgtggggggggcggaggggtgGTAGGGGGGATTGagtggtgcccccccccagccagcagctacgCGCTGTACGGGGAgcgcctggggctgctggaggaggcgCCGGACGCGGAGGCGCAGCGCTTCATCGGCGCGGTGGAGACCATGCTGCGCACCACGCTGCCGCTGCTCTTCGTGCCGCCCGGCCTCGTGCGCTGGCTCAACCACCGGCTGTGGCGCGAGCACGTGGCCGCCTGGGACACCATCTTCCAGCACGGTGAGAGCGGGatctccccaggacccccccaacgCATGGCCCTGCACacagggacaaggacagggTTGGGGACGGGGGtcagggacggggatggggatgctcCTGGCACACCCAGCCCTGCGCCCTcacggtgccggtgccggtgccggtgcgcCCAGTCTGAGGGCTGCCCCCCGCAGCTGACAAGTGCATCCAGAGCATCTACCAGGAGTTCTGCCTGGGGCGGCCCCGCAGCTACTCGGGCATCATggccgagctgctgctgcaggccgAGCTGCCCCTCGACTCCGTCAGGGCCAACATCACCGAGTTCACCGCCGGCGGCGTCGACACGgtgcggggggcgcggggggccggggagggacGTGGGGTGACGTGGGGATGTTTGTtggggggtgctgtggggtgccgTGGGGATGTCagggggtgctgtggggatgTTATGGGGTGCCACAGGATGCCAGAGGGTGCCATGGGGATACCATGGGGTGGAGTGGGGTGCCATGGGGGTGTTCTTTAAGGGGTGTCAGGGCGCACCATGTGGGTGTTATGGGGTGCCATGGGGATGCGATGGGGTGCTGTGGAAGACcatggggtgctatgggggagccatgggatgctgtggggtgctgtggaGGTGTCATAGGGTGTCTTGGGGGTGCCATGGGGATACCGTGGGGTGCTGTGGAAGACCATGGGGAGCTATGGGTTGCcatggggcgctgtggggatAGCGTGGGGATGCCGTGGGGTGTCTTGGGGATGCCGTGGGGTGTCTTGTGGGTGCCACAggggtgctgtggggatgccgtggggcgccgcggggccgctcgCCGTGGGGCTGCGAGCGAGGGGCTCGGCGGTGCCCGCAGACGGCGATACCGCTGCTGTTCACGCTGTTCGAGCTCGCCCGCAACCCGCCGGTCCAGGCCGCGCTGCGCGCCGAGATCCGGGCGGCGGAGGCGGgggggccaggagctgcaggcagtgctgggcGCGCTCCCGCTGCTGCGTGCCGCGCTCAAGGAGACCCTCAGGTgggggagaggtgggggggggcaattgggggtgctggtggagtACTGGGAGGCTGCTAGGGCGCactgggagggtgctggggggagctggggggcactggggtgtgctggggggcactgggagggcactggggggcactgggaggatgCTGGAGGGACAATGGGAGatactgggggttactgggagggtgctgggggacacTGGCAGGGTCTTGGGTGGCACTGAGAGGGTGCTGGAAGGGTactgggagggtgctgggaggcactgggagtgTGCTGGGAGAgtactgggaggaactggagGGCCCTGTGAAGGTGCCGGGGGCTACttggagggtgctggggggtactgggagggtgctggggggtacCGGGTGGCACTGGAGGGGTGTTGGGCACTAATGGTGGgtactggggggtactgggagggcactgggtgGGCACTGGGTGGTACTGGTGAGCACCAAGGGGTGCTGCGTAAGTactggggggtaatggggtgtACTGAGCGgtactgggagggcactgggagagcACTGGAGGatactggggggtactggggagCACTGGTGGGTACTGGTGGGTACCATCAGGCcctggggggaggctggggaggactGGGGTGGGGTGGGTCTGGGACCTCCCAGGGTGtttgtctggggggggggggcactggtaCAATGGGGGGCACCCCGATTTTTTGGGGGAGTCACtccctttttggggggtgtcACCCCTTGGGTGCCACCACCTGGGCAGGagtaacggggggggggctatCACCCCGCTCACGATATATCTGGGGAGGggggccccgccgagcccccctgcccgccccccccccaggctgtaCCCGGTGGGCATCACGGTGCAGCGCTACCCCACCAGGGACGTGGTGCTCCACAACTACCGCGTGCCGGCGGGGGTGAGCAGcaccggggggctcggggggggcgggggggggtgtcccagcACGGGGGTGTCCCCGCTGACCCCGCACCCCCCAGACGCTGTGCCAGGTGTCCCTGTACGCCAtgggccgcagccccgccgtCTTCCCCCACCCCGAGCGCTACGAGCCCGCGCGGTGGCTGGGCGGCGAGCGCGCCGCCTTCAAGGCGCTGGCCTTCGGCTTCGGCGCGCGCCAGTGCATCGGGCGGCGGCTGGCCGAGGCCGAGATGATGCTCTTCCTGCTGCACGTGAGCtgagacacccccccccagccccgtaaccccccccattttacATCGGCACGCGTCGGTGGGGTCACCTGCGCCCCGTCCCCGAAAGGTGCTGCGCAACTTCTCGGTCGAGACGGCCTCCACCGAGGACCTCGGCACCGTCTTCGGCTTCATCCTGATGCCCGAGAAGCCGCCGCTGCTCACCTTCCGGCCCCTCGAGTgatggtgctggggggcacggcgCGGCGGGACCCCCCAGCAGGactccccccggccccccgccgccgccgcaaTAAAGCCTCGTCGCACGCGGGGTGCGTGGCTGCGTCCTTGGGGGCGCAGGGGGAAGGGGCCCCCAAAAGCTGTCACGTCCCCATCGCCCACCCGATGGCCCCCCAGTCACCCAACTCACTGCCCCCCAGTCACCCAACTCACTGCCCCCCCAGTCACCCAACTCACTGCCCCCCCCAGTTACCCAACTCACTGCCCACCCAATTAGCTGATTATTTGCACACCCCATTACTTGTCCGCCCAACTGATCAACCCCCAATTACCCAACTCACTGCCCCCCCAGTTACCCCACTCACTGCCCACCCAACTAATTGCCCACCCCATCACCCAATTATTTgcccccccagttacccccacTCACTGCCCCCGTTACCCAACCCACTGCCCACCCAGTTACCCAACTGTTTGCCCACCCAGTTACTTGCCCACCCCATTACTTGTCCACCCAACTAATCAGCCCCCAATTACCCAACTCACTGCCCCCAACTGCTCACCCACCCCATCACCCAATTATTTGCCTACCCAATCACCCGTCCCCCAATTACCAAATTATTTGCCCCCCAGTTACCCAACGCACTGCCCACCCAACTAATTGCCCACCCAACTAACTGCCCACCCCATCACCCAATTATTTGCCCCCCCAGTCATTTGCCCCCCCAGTTACCCCACTCTCACTGCCCACCCCACTAATTACCCACCCCGTCACCCAATTATTTGCCCCTCCAGTTACCCCACTCACTGCCCACCCAACTAATTGCCCCCCCAATTACCTAATTACTTGCCCACCCAATTACTCCCCCACAGTAATTTGCCCCCCAGTCGCACCATCACCATCCTCACAAAGCCGCTTTATTACCAGAACCCCCCAAATTCAGGTTTCCAGCACCGGGAGGGGTCCCTGGGTGCCACCCCCATCGCAACCATGCCGGGGGGGTCGCAGCGTGGCCTTCCCCCCTATGGGTGCTAGAAGAGCCTCAGCAGGAGTTCGGGCCCCCACCCCATGGAGCTGTGGGTGACGGCTGCCTTCAGCAGGGGGctgtgggctgtgctgggggtggggggcatggacccgatgtcccccccccccattgcgTCGCAGTGCCGGGTGATTGATAAGGGTGCCCGTGGGGTCACTGAGCATTgaggggggcacccatggggaccCAGAGAAACTGTaggggcacccatggggaccCAGAGCACTCACAGCGGCACCCGTGGGGTCACTGAGCATCGATaggggcacccctggggaccCGGAGCACCCCATGGGGACACTTTAGGGGAATGAGACCACTTGTGGGGGCACCCATAGGGACCCAGAGCACCCCATGGGGCACCCCGTGGGGACCCAGCCCACCAAGAGGGGACCCAGCCTAATTGTGGGGGCACCTGTAGGGACACAACCCACCCATGGGGGTACCTACAGGGACCAAGGCCACGTCTGGGGGCACCAAGGGGGTGTGACCCACCCGTGGgggcactgctggggacacGGCCCACCCACGGGGGCACCCGTGAGGACCTGCAGGGATGTTTTTGGGGTCACCCAGCCTATCCACGGGGGCACCCGCGGGGACGCTGCCCACACATTGGGGCACCTAGAGGGACCCGAGACCACCCACGGGGGCACCTATAGGGACCTGAGATCACCCATGGGGGCACCTATAGGGACCTGATACCACCTGTGGGGGCACCCACGAGGACCCATCGCCCATGGGGGGCACCCACCGTGGCGGCGAAGCAGACGGGCATGAGCGGGTGGGAGGCAAGGAAGAAGTCGTGGCGGTGGGCTCCATGAAGTCCCCGTGGGGGGGGCATCAACGCGCCATGACGGTGCCGTGACCGTGCCATGACCGTGCCGTGCCCCCGCGTGCCCCCGTCCCCGCGGTACCGCAGGAGGTGCGTGGCGGGGCGCTCCAAGCACGGCGGCGGCCAGGCGgtgccccagggccagcagcagggtgagggtGATGGAGGCCCCGGTAGGACTGCAGCTCGGGGGAGGGCGCGCAGCACGTACAGGATGAGGCCggccagctgctcctgcagcaccgcACGCTGCTCCGCACGCATCCACGTGGCAGCCGGGCTGGCACCGGGACtgcatcccatccccatccccatcccaccccatcccatcccaccccatcccatccccatcccatcccatccccatccccatccccatcccatcccatccccatccccatccccatccccatccccatccccatcccatccccatcccatccccatcccttccccatcccatcccatccccatccccatccccatcccatccccatccccatccccatccccatcccatccccatccccatccccatccccatccccatccccatcccatccccatcccatccccatcccatccccatcccatcccatcccatccccatccccatccccatccccatcccatcccatccccatccccatcccatccccatcccatccccatccccatccccatccccatccccatcccatcccatccccatccccatcccatccccatcccatccccatccccatccccatcccatccccatccccatccccatccccatccccatcccatccccatccccatcccatccccatcccatccccatccccatcccatccccatccccatccccatcccatccccatcccatccccatccccatcccatccccatcccatccccatcccatccccatccccatccccatccccatccccatccccatccccatccccatccccatccccatccccatccccatccccatcccaatcccaatcccaatcccaatcccaatcccaccccaccccaccccacttTCACCCTGGGGGAAGCGCTGCCGGCTCCGGGCCACATCCAGCAGGACTTGGCCCTGGTCCCGGTGGCTCTGGCAGGCGGCcttggctggggggggcaggacctTGGGATGGGGGGACACCCAGGAGGAGGGGGGGCGCTCCGGGAGGGGCACccacccaggggtgctgcaCCAGAGAGTGGGGATGGGGCGGGaatgggggtgggaaggggacaAGTGGTAATTGGGGCTGGGGCGTCGGGGTGGGAATGGGGACGGGGGAGACGGTGGAATGGGGGCCAGGGTGGGGGcgaaaggggctggggggaaaggggtggatggggggaggcagcaggagggggagccgggcctgggggggggtccccgtggcCCTACCTGGCCGGGGGGGCAGGCGGCCGGTGTGGAGCCCCAGCAGCTCGGGGCACAGCAGCCCCCCTcgcccccgcgctgccccccgcagcgcctccagccCCACCAGGTCCCTGCGCAGCGCCCGCAGCACCAGCACCCGCTGCCGCGTCCGCCGCGCCTCTGCGGGGCATGGTGAGGGGTGGCTGGCACAGCACGGTGCGGGgtggcatggcacggcatggcatggcatggcacggcacaggTTGGCACAGTACAGTGTGGCACAGCATAGtatggcatggcacagcatggcatggcatggcacgggGTGGCGCAGCATGGCACAGCAGTgacagcatggcacagcagtgacagcatggcacagcacggcacagcatggcacggtACAGGTTGGCATAGCACAGTTTGGCACAGCACGGCACTGGGTGGTGTAGCACAGCGTAGCCcagcacggcatgg is from Anser cygnoides isolate HZ-2024a breed goose chromosome 2, Taihu_goose_T2T_genome, whole genome shotgun sequence and encodes:
- the LOC125180744 gene encoding LOW QUALITY PROTEIN: cytochrome P450 11B, mitochondrial-like (The sequence of the model RefSeq protein was modified relative to this genomic sequence to represent the inferred CDS: inserted 2 bases in 1 codon), with the translated sequence MESNFQRLGPIYRETVGTYDCVNVLLPQDAAQLFQAEGVFPRRMGIEAWSAHRRLRNHKCGVFLLNGEEWRADRVLLNKEVISPEGTRKFLPFLDTVARDFAAAMHRRMERTGRRSLTLDLHRDLFRFTLEASSYALYGERLGLLEEAPDAEAQRFIGAVETMLRTTLPLLFVPPGLVRWLNHRLWREHVAAWDTIFQHADKCIQSIYQEFCLGRPRSYSGIMAELLLQAELPLDSVRANITEFTAGGVDTTAIPLLFTLFELARNPPVQAALRAEIRAAEAGXGQELQAVLGALPLLRAALKETLRLYPVGITVQRYPTRDVVLHNYRVPAGTLCQVSLYAMGRSPAVFPHPERYEPARWLGGERAAFKALAFGFGARQCIGRRLAEAEMMLFLLHVLRNFSVETASTEDLGTVFGFILMPEKPPLLTFRPLE